In a genomic window of Rubripirellula tenax:
- a CDS encoding potassium channel family protein, with translation MNLQKPKSPLTRIARGGMLLLAVFVAAVIGYRVFGDYGWLESVWMVVVTISTVGYSESSTLSPGLQVLTIIVILVGMSAAAYTFGGLIQLLLEGEIDRLIGLRRMTAEIANMKDHVIICGYGRMGQCLASELKSQDRQIVIIENDPDRLREASTLDLACLTGDATEEATLQSVGIDRAKTLVAALSDDAKNVFLTLTARNLNEHIQIVARADQVSTEKKLRQAGANRVVMPTVVGSRQMARVITRPTTADLIELLSQQEFADLELEEVLIGSGSQLEGMSVGSTYAHRDHDLLFVAIQSVEGTLRFNPSAGQVFQKGEVLILMGHRSDIRAFRSKFGDSDTVAKSKGRSPDGCS, from the coding sequence GTGAATTTGCAAAAACCCAAGTCGCCGCTGACTCGAATCGCCAGGGGCGGCATGTTGTTGTTGGCGGTTTTTGTGGCTGCGGTCATCGGCTATCGGGTGTTCGGTGACTATGGCTGGCTCGAATCCGTGTGGATGGTCGTTGTCACGATCTCTACGGTTGGATACAGCGAGTCAAGCACGCTGTCGCCTGGGCTGCAGGTGCTAACGATCATTGTCATCCTTGTGGGCATGTCGGCCGCTGCGTACACGTTTGGCGGGCTGATTCAATTACTTCTAGAGGGCGAAATTGATCGCCTGATCGGGCTACGACGAATGACCGCAGAAATCGCCAACATGAAGGACCACGTCATCATCTGCGGCTACGGGCGGATGGGCCAATGCTTGGCGTCGGAACTAAAATCACAAGATCGTCAAATCGTGATCATCGAGAACGACCCCGATCGGCTTCGTGAAGCAAGTACGTTGGATTTAGCTTGCTTGACCGGTGACGCCACGGAAGAGGCCACGTTGCAGTCGGTCGGTATCGACCGAGCAAAGACGTTAGTGGCTGCCTTATCCGACGATGCCAAGAATGTCTTTTTGACGCTGACGGCTCGCAACTTGAACGAGCATATCCAGATCGTCGCCCGGGCGGATCAAGTCAGCACCGAAAAGAAGCTGCGTCAGGCTGGCGCGAACCGAGTTGTCATGCCAACGGTCGTTGGTTCACGACAGATGGCTCGCGTGATCACACGCCCGACCACCGCGGATTTGATCGAACTACTTTCGCAACAAGAGTTTGCGGACCTGGAGTTGGAGGAGGTGCTGATCGGTTCGGGAAGCCAACTTGAGGGCATGTCGGTTGGGTCGACGTATGCGCACCGCGACCATGATCTTCTGTTTGTTGCGATTCAATCCGTGGAAGGCACGCTCCGATTCAACCCCAGCGCGGGCCAAGTGTTTCAGAAGGGCGAAGTCCTGATCTTGATGGGCCACCGTAGCGACATCAGAGCCTTCCGATCGAAATTCGGCGATTCGGATACGGTCGCAAAATCTAAAGGGAGAAGCCCCGATGGTTGTTCTTAA
- a CDS encoding phosphoketolase family protein yields MSADSSLRTDDVERLDSPNAEELRLIDAYWRAANYLSVGQIYLFDNPLLTKPLSAEHIKPRLLGHWGTTPGLNFLYAHLNRIIKRRDRSVLFVTGPGHGGPALVANTYLEGTYTELYPNVTQDTEGMKRLFKQFSFPGGIPSHVAPETPGSIHEGGELGYALSHAFGAAFDNPDLIVACVVGDGEAETGPLATSWHSNKFLNPIRDGAVLPILHLNGYKIANPTVLARISHDELDHLLRGYGYEPFYVEGNDPAKLHAMMAETLDRVMDEIQRIQQVARQNIDPTRPRWPMIVLRTPKGWTCPHEVDGVQVEDSWRSHQVPLSSLHGNADHIRLLQKWMKSYRPEELFDADGRLNVEIADLAPVGDRRMGANPHGNGGLLLKSLRMPDFRKYAVDVPSPGAVNAEATRVQGKFIRDVMRKNEFHQNFRVFSPDENASNRWGDVFDATDRGFVGEILPSDDHISPNGRVMEMLSEHQCQGWLEGYLLTGRHGFFNCYEAFIHIIDSMLNQHAKWLKVCEDIPWRRPIASLNYLLSSHVWRQDHNGFSHQDPGFIDHVVNKKSEIIRVYLPPDANCLLSVTDHCLRSRNDVNVIVAGKQSSPQWLTMDEAIKHCTAGISIWPWASNDQGAEPDVVMACCGDVPTLETLAAVELLRRYLPNLKVRVINVVNLMKLQTPSEHPLGLSDRDFDILFTTNKPIIFAFHGYPWLIHRLTYRRTNHHNLHVRGYKEEGTTTTPFDMVVLNDLDRFHLVEDVINRVPALGAKDAYVKQAVRDKLIDHKQYIAEHGEDMPEVREWVWSGKRSNDSTGN; encoded by the coding sequence ATTTCCGCAGATTCGAGTTTAAGAACCGATGATGTAGAGAGGTTGGACAGCCCGAATGCTGAAGAACTACGCCTCATCGACGCCTATTGGAGAGCAGCAAACTATTTGTCCGTCGGTCAAATCTACCTATTCGACAATCCGTTGCTCACAAAGCCGCTGTCCGCCGAGCACATCAAGCCGCGATTGCTTGGTCACTGGGGGACCACGCCGGGATTGAATTTTCTTTACGCTCATCTCAATCGCATCATCAAGCGGCGCGACCGGAGCGTGCTGTTTGTCACCGGTCCCGGACACGGTGGGCCGGCTTTGGTGGCGAACACATACTTGGAAGGGACATACACAGAACTTTATCCGAATGTGACCCAAGATACGGAAGGGATGAAGCGGCTTTTCAAACAGTTCAGTTTTCCTGGAGGTATCCCAAGCCACGTCGCGCCGGAAACGCCCGGCAGCATTCACGAAGGGGGGGAACTGGGCTACGCATTGTCGCATGCGTTCGGCGCAGCATTTGACAATCCAGACTTGATCGTCGCGTGTGTTGTCGGCGATGGAGAGGCAGAGACGGGACCGCTGGCGACGAGCTGGCACTCCAACAAATTCTTGAATCCCATCCGTGACGGAGCCGTACTGCCGATACTGCACTTGAACGGATACAAGATCGCCAATCCCACGGTTTTGGCGAGAATCAGTCATGATGAACTGGACCACCTGCTACGCGGATATGGCTATGAGCCTTTCTATGTGGAGGGAAACGATCCGGCGAAGCTGCATGCGATGATGGCTGAAACCTTGGATCGTGTGATGGACGAAATTCAACGCATTCAACAAGTCGCACGACAGAACATTGATCCAACGCGTCCCCGTTGGCCAATGATCGTGTTGCGTACGCCCAAGGGTTGGACATGTCCCCACGAAGTCGATGGTGTTCAAGTGGAGGATAGCTGGCGAAGCCATCAAGTGCCGCTTAGTTCTCTACACGGAAACGCCGACCACATCCGACTGTTGCAGAAGTGGATGAAGAGCTACCGGCCGGAGGAGCTCTTTGATGCGGACGGTCGCCTGAACGTTGAAATCGCCGATCTCGCACCTGTTGGTGATAGACGCATGGGAGCCAATCCCCACGGCAACGGCGGTTTGTTGTTAAAGAGCCTGCGAATGCCTGACTTCCGCAAATATGCGGTTGACGTGCCAAGTCCAGGTGCGGTGAATGCGGAGGCGACTCGCGTTCAGGGCAAGTTCATTCGTGACGTGATGAGGAAGAACGAGTTCCATCAAAATTTTCGCGTCTTTAGTCCTGACGAAAACGCTTCCAACAGGTGGGGAGATGTTTTCGATGCGACGGATCGCGGTTTCGTTGGCGAAATCCTTCCAAGCGACGATCACATTTCGCCCAACGGACGCGTGATGGAAATGCTGTCGGAGCACCAATGCCAAGGTTGGTTGGAGGGCTATCTGCTTACCGGTCGCCACGGATTCTTCAATTGCTACGAAGCTTTCATTCACATCATCGACTCGATGCTGAATCAGCACGCCAAGTGGTTGAAGGTGTGCGAGGACATTCCTTGGCGGCGTCCGATTGCATCGCTGAACTACCTGTTGTCATCGCACGTCTGGCGACAAGACCACAACGGATTCAGTCACCAAGATCCTGGCTTCATCGACCATGTGGTGAACAAGAAGTCCGAGATCATTCGTGTTTATCTTCCACCCGACGCGAACTGTTTGCTGTCGGTAACAGACCACTGCCTGCGCAGCCGCAACGATGTCAACGTCATTGTCGCCGGGAAACAGTCCTCTCCGCAGTGGCTGACGATGGACGAAGCAATCAAGCACTGCACGGCCGGAATTAGCATTTGGCCATGGGCCAGCAATGACCAGGGTGCCGAACCCGACGTTGTGATGGCCTGTTGCGGTGACGTGCCGACGCTCGAAACGCTCGCGGCCGTCGAACTGTTGCGACGATACCTTCCCAACCTAAAGGTACGAGTGATCAACGTGGTCAACCTGATGAAATTGCAGACTCCCAGCGAGCATCCGCTCGGGCTGTCCGATCGTGACTTCGACATTCTATTCACCACGAACAAACCAATCATCTTTGCTTTTCACGGCTATCCATGGTTGATTCATCGACTGACCTACCGTCGCACCAATCACCACAACCTGCATGTACGCGGATACAAGGAAGAAGGAACCACGACGACACCGTTCGACATGGTGGTTCTGAACGATCTTGATCGCTTTCACTTGGTTGAAGACGTCATCAATCGGGTTCCCGCTTTGGGTGCCAAAGACGCCTACGTCAAACAAGCCGTGCGCGACAAACTGATCGATCACAAGCAGTACATCGCGGAACACGGCGAGGACATGCCCGAGGTGCGCGAGTGGGTATGGTCCGGCAAGCGCTCAAACGACTCGACGGGGAACTAG
- a CDS encoding helix-hairpin-helix domain-containing protein, protein MVVLKSSDPIHAAAEVDGLQENKTTARLLKEIAVLQEQQQANAFRVKAYRAAVKTIEELPTSIRDLLQHDGIDGLIALPTIGKSIANLIDSNIRLGRLPLLDRLRGESNAETYFTKLPGIGPELSRRIYDHLHIETLPELYAAAQQGRLAEVPGLGRKRVRAIQESLETRIGNTSDVSAFLETDRSIPVDDLLAIDE, encoded by the coding sequence ATGGTTGTTCTTAAATCTTCTGACCCAATCCATGCAGCTGCGGAAGTCGACGGTTTACAAGAGAACAAGACAACCGCTCGTCTTCTCAAAGAGATCGCTGTTTTGCAAGAACAGCAGCAAGCAAACGCGTTCCGTGTCAAAGCCTATCGCGCGGCGGTGAAAACAATCGAAGAATTGCCGACGTCGATACGCGACCTTCTACAGCACGACGGAATCGACGGATTGATAGCGTTGCCGACGATCGGAAAGTCGATTGCCAACTTGATCGACTCCAACATTCGATTGGGTCGGCTGCCGCTACTTGATCGCTTGCGCGGAGAGTCAAACGCTGAGACCTACTTCACCAAGCTGCCGGGAATTGGGCCTGAGCTTTCGCGGCGGATCTATGACCACTTGCACATCGAGACGTTGCCCGAATTGTACGCCGCCGCGCAACAGGGCCGACTTGCTGAAGTGCCGGGATTGGGACGCAAACGCGTGCGTGCCATTCAGGAGAGTCTGGAGACTCGGATCGGAAATACAAGCGATGTCAGCGCATTCCTGGAAACAGACCGCTCGATCCCTGTAGACGACCTGTTGGCGATCGACGAATAG
- a CDS encoding dihydroorotate dehydrogenase-like protein: MQLQLKTSFGGLSLASPVIVGACPMSLNEQARLSMQNAGAGAIVLPSLFEEQVIQWSRKTGRVIPAREANILARAQRTQHNWACPDAETYLACVNRASSLQEIPIIASLNGFTAGGWTDFAGELQEAGAAAIELNVHPLRSSEYESSANIETTILDAVRDINAAISIPLFVKLGRNFTSIPHLARQLLSGAQGMVLYGRTPTVDICLDNIKAATRWKLTSASSEPESLDILMQVHGYCPAMPLAASGGISHADHLIKALLAGADVAMVTSAIYREGPDIIRSMIDGLNRFMETHRIQTLAELQTQRPIEFNSHEDRACYISALAARLKPGDRIVP; encoded by the coding sequence ATGCAACTTCAATTAAAGACAAGCTTTGGTGGTCTTTCCCTCGCCTCGCCGGTGATCGTTGGTGCTTGTCCGATGTCTTTGAACGAGCAGGCCAGATTGTCGATGCAGAACGCCGGCGCGGGGGCGATCGTGCTACCGTCGCTTTTCGAAGAACAGGTCATCCAGTGGAGTCGCAAGACCGGTCGCGTGATTCCCGCAAGGGAAGCCAACATACTCGCACGTGCCCAGCGAACTCAACACAACTGGGCCTGTCCCGATGCGGAAACCTATTTGGCGTGCGTCAATCGCGCCAGTTCGCTGCAAGAGATCCCGATCATCGCTAGTCTGAACGGATTCACCGCAGGAGGTTGGACAGACTTTGCCGGCGAATTACAAGAGGCCGGCGCAGCGGCGATTGAGCTAAACGTGCATCCTCTGCGGTCAAGCGAATATGAAAGCTCAGCGAACATCGAAACGACTATCTTGGATGCCGTCCGAGACATCAACGCTGCGATAAGCATTCCGTTGTTCGTGAAGCTAGGTCGAAACTTTACCAGCATTCCCCATCTTGCTCGCCAATTGCTGTCCGGTGCTCAAGGAATGGTTCTTTACGGCCGAACCCCGACGGTGGATATCTGTTTGGACAACATAAAAGCCGCCACTCGATGGAAGTTGACGTCGGCGTCGAGTGAACCGGAATCGCTTGACATATTGATGCAGGTTCATGGCTACTGTCCCGCGATGCCGTTGGCCGCCAGTGGCGGGATCAGCCATGCCGACCACTTGATCAAGGCGTTGTTGGCTGGCGCTGACGTGGCAATGGTCACATCGGCAATATACCGAGAAGGACCCGATATCATTCGAAGCATGATCGATGGGCTAAATCGTTTCATGGAAACTCATCGGATTCAAACCCTCGCCGAGCTGCAAACACAACGTCCAATCGAATTCAACAGCCACGAAGACCGTGCGTGTTACATCTCTGCACTCGCGGCGAGACTGAAGCCCGGTGACAGAATCGTTCCTTAG
- a CDS encoding bifunctional aminoglycoside phosphotransferase/ATP-binding protein: MSTQATESISVEELIDGLSDPDAYPHPVDGGVVVHETHISVVFLAGEFAYKVKKPIKTDFLDYSTRALRKHFCAEELRLDSRYAGQLYIGVVPIVDDDGRLRLDAPGKPIEHAVKMKRFPERALLSERIVDEDFSIREVLQLADTIANFHQQAVACDPQFAAGWPDYLVKNMHQIVRQVEKHVDIETASTLEFLHRWSDEFFSGHLAVFSQRVDDGFIRECHGDLHLGNVVLWNGSFVPFDGIEFNERLRWIDVLSDAAFLAMDFAACGHQDLSRSFINAYLERTGDYDSLILLRWFLVYRSLVRALAASMRSDSSHLTSTQREEAISDARQHVSLAYRFTQKESPRLWITHGVSGSGKTTISEAIVQRNQAFRLRSDIERKRLFGLSPTQRPDTEMQAKMYSETSNQETYDRLLKLAGKILCAGYSVIVDATFLKQSDRNRFRELAMGEGVPFAILACHCDEQSLRDRVAKRAATNTDASDANLKVLEHQLATRQPLSKVERSHIVDAPEITEPTDHA; encoded by the coding sequence ATGTCAACCCAAGCGACTGAGTCCATCTCCGTCGAAGAACTGATCGATGGATTGTCTGATCCAGACGCCTACCCCCATCCTGTTGATGGAGGCGTGGTCGTTCATGAAACGCATATCTCGGTCGTCTTCTTGGCCGGCGAGTTCGCGTACAAGGTCAAGAAGCCGATAAAGACCGACTTTCTGGACTACAGTACAAGGGCGCTGAGAAAGCATTTTTGTGCGGAGGAATTGCGTCTGGATAGTCGATACGCAGGCCAGCTCTACATCGGCGTTGTACCGATCGTCGACGATGATGGGCGACTTCGTCTCGACGCGCCTGGCAAGCCAATTGAGCACGCCGTCAAGATGAAGCGTTTTCCCGAACGCGCACTGTTGAGCGAACGAATTGTTGACGAAGATTTTTCAATTCGCGAAGTGCTTCAACTGGCCGACACCATTGCCAACTTTCATCAACAAGCAGTTGCTTGTGATCCGCAGTTTGCCGCCGGATGGCCTGACTATCTGGTCAAAAACATGCATCAAATCGTTCGCCAAGTCGAGAAGCACGTCGATATCGAGACGGCATCGACTTTAGAATTCCTTCATCGATGGTCGGACGAATTCTTCAGCGGACACCTGGCGGTATTTTCCCAGCGTGTGGACGATGGATTTATTCGCGAATGTCATGGCGACTTGCACTTAGGGAACGTGGTTCTTTGGAATGGCTCGTTCGTGCCCTTTGATGGCATTGAATTCAACGAGCGTCTGCGCTGGATCGACGTGCTCAGCGATGCTGCGTTCTTGGCGATGGATTTCGCGGCCTGCGGGCACCAGGATTTGTCGCGTTCGTTTATCAATGCCTACTTGGAGCGAACCGGCGACTACGACTCGCTGATCCTGCTGCGATGGTTCTTGGTCTATCGATCGCTCGTGCGGGCACTCGCCGCGTCCATGCGTAGTGACTCAAGCCATCTGACGAGCACGCAGCGAGAAGAAGCGATTTCGGATGCCCGCCAACACGTCAGTCTCGCGTACCGTTTTACGCAGAAAGAATCGCCTCGCCTGTGGATCACTCATGGAGTCAGCGGAAGCGGGAAAACGACCATCAGCGAGGCGATCGTTCAGCGTAACCAGGCATTCCGACTGCGAAGCGATATCGAACGTAAACGCTTATTTGGCTTGTCGCCAACTCAGCGTCCCGACACAGAAATGCAAGCGAAAATGTATAGCGAAACATCTAACCAAGAAACATACGATCGACTTTTGAAATTGGCAGGCAAGATTTTGTGTGCGGGTTACAGCGTGATCGTGGACGCGACGTTCCTGAAGCAATCGGATCGAAATCGGTTCCGCGAACTTGCGATGGGCGAGGGTGTTCCTTTCGCCATTCTTGCCTGCCACTGCGACGAACAGTCACTTCGCGATCGCGTAGCCAAGCGAGCCGCCACAAATACTGACGCGTCCGACGCGAACCTGAAAGTTTTAGAACATCAACTTGCGACTCGCCAACCGCTTTCAAAGGTTGAGCGAAGTCACATCGTTGATGCTCCCGAAATCACTGAACCGACCGACCATGCGTAG
- a CDS encoding sigma-54-dependent transcriptional regulator, with product MTETPIRLLLVDDEEDSRRSCAKWMTRKGHEVMDVESAAEALGLLERESFDVGVFDMNMPGMSGLELLQRVHQDNIDIEVIMLTGQGTVETAVSAMKMGACDFLSKPCSLGDLEHHCYRASERRELKKENKQLKAVISRSRPAAKLIGQSKSLRDVANMIGKVAPTNKPVLIQGESGTGKEVVAQAIQQASRVADKPFVTVNCAALPENLVESELFGHQKGSFTGATAEKPGLFEIADGGTLFIDEIGELPLALQPKLLRVLEDGSLRRVGCHRERKVKVRIIAATNRDLQTEVNAGNFREDLFYRINVLSVQLPPLREREGDIDCLIDHFLPKSYHVDDCVREKLIRYPWPGNIRQLINVIERATILADEFEITLDDLPAEIADFGHATQKSSGNTVEPAMRGEQPKAHPDMLGDTNYKLDDVARVHVMEVLSKENGNKASAARKLGIHRRKLYRLLERFNVRSKDASTDLESICDSVL from the coding sequence ATGACCGAAACGCCCATCAGATTGCTGTTGGTTGACGACGAAGAAGACTCCCGTCGATCCTGTGCGAAGTGGATGACGCGCAAAGGTCACGAAGTGATGGACGTTGAGAGTGCGGCGGAAGCGCTGGGTCTGCTGGAGCGTGAATCGTTCGACGTTGGAGTATTCGACATGAACATGCCAGGCATGTCGGGATTGGAGCTCCTGCAACGAGTTCACCAAGACAACATTGATATCGAAGTTATCATGTTGACGGGACAGGGAACTGTCGAAACGGCTGTTTCAGCGATGAAAATGGGTGCTTGCGACTTTCTGAGCAAGCCTTGCTCGCTTGGCGACTTGGAGCATCACTGTTACCGGGCAAGCGAGCGCCGCGAACTCAAGAAAGAGAACAAGCAACTCAAGGCAGTCATTTCTCGCAGTCGGCCTGCGGCAAAATTGATCGGCCAGTCGAAGTCACTGCGCGACGTCGCAAATATGATTGGAAAAGTTGCGCCGACAAACAAACCCGTCTTGATCCAGGGCGAGAGTGGGACTGGCAAAGAAGTGGTTGCTCAAGCGATCCAACAGGCCAGCCGGGTCGCGGACAAGCCGTTCGTGACCGTTAACTGTGCCGCCCTGCCCGAAAACTTGGTGGAGAGTGAATTATTCGGTCATCAAAAAGGATCATTCACCGGCGCAACGGCGGAAAAGCCAGGACTGTTCGAAATTGCTGATGGAGGCACGTTGTTCATTGACGAGATTGGCGAATTGCCACTCGCACTGCAACCTAAGCTGCTACGCGTTTTGGAAGATGGCTCGTTGCGTAGGGTCGGTTGCCATCGCGAACGGAAGGTAAAGGTTCGGATCATCGCGGCGACGAATCGTGATCTACAAACCGAAGTGAACGCCGGTAATTTCCGCGAAGACCTATTCTACCGAATCAATGTACTCTCCGTCCAACTTCCCCCGTTACGCGAACGAGAGGGAGACATTGACTGTTTGATCGACCATTTTTTGCCAAAGTCGTACCACGTTGATGACTGCGTGCGAGAAAAACTGATTCGCTATCCGTGGCCAGGAAACATCCGACAACTGATCAACGTGATCGAACGAGCCACCATTCTGGCCGATGAGTTCGAAATCACACTTGATGACTTACCGGCTGAAATAGCGGACTTCGGACACGCGACTCAAAAGTCTTCCGGGAATACCGTCGAACCAGCGATGCGGGGCGAGCAGCCGAAAGCTCACCCCGACATGCTTGGCGATACCAATTACAAGCTCGATGATGTCGCACGTGTTCATGTGATGGAAGTTCTGAGTAAGGAAAACGGGAACAAGGCCAGCGCAGCTAGGAAGCTAGGAATTCATCGGCGGAAACTATACCGACTGCTTGAACGTTTCAACGTGCGATCGAAAGACGCTTCCACTGATTTGGAATCCATCTGCGATTCGGTCCTTTGA
- a CDS encoding two-component system sensor histidine kinase NtrB, with the protein MEASPVAIIVTDLGGTIQLVNHVAESWFGYKESELLGKPSSVLFQRNPTGDDVSHDSCVLSRAGDNGQGDALDRYGRPRKGVPFAVKVTLHPLSLTTGEMVLANVVNLSQNEPEYEKRIQGERLAAVLEMVSGLAHESRNALQRAQSCLDLLELEITDQSDLLHLTDRIRGALTDLHQNYEEVKRYAAPIILKITAVDFRRLCEKSFAALVLDSSNATPRLRIDECRGCSRLQVDQLQMAEVLRNVFENAIQASLSDSEIDCSCRMLEHEWVEICIRDHGVGLTEEVSRRMFEPFFTTKQKGTGLGLAVCQRIIAAHQGQMSARNHPDGGVEVRILLPMAKSTSSGK; encoded by the coding sequence ATGGAAGCTTCCCCAGTGGCAATCATCGTGACTGATCTCGGCGGTACGATTCAGCTCGTCAATCATGTTGCTGAGTCCTGGTTCGGATACAAAGAATCGGAACTTCTTGGAAAACCAAGTTCGGTTTTATTTCAGCGAAATCCGACCGGTGACGATGTGTCACACGATTCGTGCGTTCTGTCACGAGCGGGCGACAACGGCCAGGGTGACGCTTTGGATCGCTACGGTCGCCCGAGAAAGGGGGTGCCGTTCGCAGTGAAGGTGACATTGCATCCGCTATCGTTGACAACGGGCGAGATGGTCCTGGCCAACGTTGTGAACTTGTCCCAGAACGAGCCGGAATATGAAAAGCGAATTCAGGGGGAACGACTTGCCGCTGTCTTGGAGATGGTTTCCGGATTGGCTCACGAAAGCCGCAACGCACTTCAGCGTGCGCAGTCGTGCCTCGACCTGCTGGAGCTTGAAATTACGGACCAGTCGGATTTATTGCATCTGACCGATCGGATTCGCGGTGCCCTGACCGATTTGCATCAAAACTATGAGGAAGTAAAACGATACGCCGCTCCCATCATCCTCAAGATCACTGCGGTCGATTTTAGGCGGTTATGTGAGAAATCTTTCGCTGCCTTGGTCTTGGATTCCTCCAACGCTACACCACGTTTGCGGATCGACGAATGTCGCGGATGCTCTCGCCTCCAAGTCGATCAGCTTCAAATGGCGGAAGTGCTTCGCAACGTATTCGAAAACGCAATCCAAGCGAGTCTATCGGATAGCGAGATTGACTGCAGTTGTCGAATGCTTGAACACGAGTGGGTTGAAATTTGCATTCGCGACCACGGTGTTGGATTGACCGAGGAAGTGTCCCGTCGGATGTTCGAGCCGTTCTTCACAACCAAACAAAAAGGTACCGGCCTGGGACTGGCCGTATGCCAACGAATCATCGCGGCCCATCAAGGCCAAATGAGCGCTCGCAATCATCCCGATGGCGGAGTCGAAGTACGCATTTTGTTGCCGATGGCTAAGTCCACATCCAGCGGCAAATGA
- a CDS encoding universal stress protein, which translates to MKKILIATDGSQSADDAVKFLSHLPHDETIELTVLTVLHVPGQGKAYLVGDWMESCLAQERMVASESFASVESAFAGANVRLSHVTREGHPGETIVAIANELQPDLLVVGATGRSAVARVLLGSISDYVATHAPCSVLIVRSTGALEKKRPLRVVICYQPTGPSQAAVEEFAEFDWGSKTEVDLVTVHSGQGFYQEPDADKSLQNARAAAEQLHNVAPRANGRVIDSEHFGESLVRFIEANDTDLVVLGETPRTRLSRILMGSMTRFVLRQAPCSVWITRNRMIHGTAKADSSKTGSVTA; encoded by the coding sequence ATGAAAAAGATATTGATAGCCACTGACGGTTCACAATCGGCTGATGACGCGGTCAAGTTCCTGTCGCACCTGCCTCACGATGAAACGATCGAACTAACCGTCTTGACCGTTTTGCACGTGCCTGGACAGGGCAAGGCGTACCTAGTCGGTGACTGGATGGAGTCTTGTTTGGCCCAAGAACGCATGGTCGCGAGCGAATCGTTCGCAAGTGTAGAATCTGCTTTCGCGGGCGCCAACGTTCGGCTTAGCCACGTGACCCGCGAAGGGCATCCCGGCGAGACGATTGTCGCCATCGCAAATGAGCTTCAACCAGATCTGCTAGTTGTCGGTGCGACAGGTCGATCCGCAGTCGCCCGAGTATTGCTGGGAAGCATCAGCGACTACGTGGCCACTCACGCACCGTGCAGCGTGCTTATCGTGCGGTCGACGGGTGCGCTCGAGAAAAAGCGTCCGCTGCGAGTCGTTATCTGTTACCAACCCACCGGACCCTCCCAGGCAGCGGTTGAAGAGTTTGCCGAGTTTGACTGGGGATCGAAGACCGAAGTGGATTTGGTGACGGTCCATTCCGGACAAGGGTTTTACCAAGAACCAGACGCTGACAAGTCACTCCAGAACGCGCGTGCGGCGGCCGAACAACTTCACAATGTCGCTCCTCGCGCAAACGGACGGGTCATCGACAGCGAACACTTCGGCGAGTCACTGGTACGGTTCATCGAGGCTAACGACACCGATCTGGTTGTCCTTGGGGAAACGCCGAGGACGCGACTCAGCCGAATCCTGATGGGCAGCATGACACGGTTCGTACTGCGCCAAGCGCCTTGCAGCGTCTGGATCACTCGCAATCGAATGATTCATGGAACCGCAAAGGCAGACAGTTCAAAAACCGGTTCAGTCACAGCGTGA
- a CDS encoding TerB family tellurite resistance protein: protein MFEQDEIHRRGKALEDEFFYQVDQRLGMELRSRMEREDAIERLKAATGFEESTILEHLVDAGFKPSSITALALVPMVFVAWADGKVDSAEQQAILSDALHLQVRQPDARALLKTWLKNPPGDELWSHWAEYSLAVFHVLPLERRETLRDQIVRSCNVVAEASGGHFGRGKTSAKEKVMLERIEKQLRQCSVSER from the coding sequence GTGTTCGAACAAGATGAAATTCACCGTCGAGGGAAAGCACTAGAAGATGAATTCTTCTATCAAGTCGATCAGCGGCTTGGTATGGAATTGCGGTCAAGAATGGAGCGGGAAGACGCGATCGAACGACTGAAGGCGGCAACGGGTTTTGAAGAGTCTACGATCTTGGAGCACCTTGTGGACGCTGGTTTCAAACCATCGTCCATCACCGCCTTGGCGTTGGTCCCGATGGTGTTTGTCGCTTGGGCCGACGGTAAAGTCGATTCGGCTGAGCAACAAGCTATCCTGAGCGACGCTTTGCATCTGCAAGTTCGGCAGCCGGATGCCCGCGCGTTGCTTAAGACCTGGCTCAAGAATCCACCGGGTGATGAGCTGTGGAGTCACTGGGCTGAATATTCGTTGGCTGTCTTCCATGTCTTGCCGCTCGAACGTCGTGAAACGCTGCGAGACCAAATCGTCAGGTCGTGCAATGTCGTCGCCGAGGCTTCGGGTGGACATTTCGGAAGGGGAAAGACATCAGCGAAGGAAAAAGTCATGCTGGAACGCATCGAAAAGCAACTGAGGCAGTGCTCCGTCAGCGAGCGATAG